The Populus alba chromosome 6, ASM523922v2, whole genome shotgun sequence genomic interval TGTTGGCTGTAAATTATACAGAAGAGCTTCGGATCTGTAGTGACGGCAGCAGACAGCCAACACCAATGCTTATCGTACAACAGAGCAGCCAACCGAGGGCATTCTATTTGAAACTTTCCCTGGCTTGGTTGCTGCTAAATAATTTCCTGATCTGTGGCAGGAGAATACAGCCATCTGGATGCTCAACCCACAAATTTCATCTTGCAGTAGCTGAGCTTCAACAAAAGGGAAGCCATCTGGTTTATCCTGGCAACAAGAAACAGAACTGGGTGCATCAATGGCTTCTAACAACAGTTGTCAATGCCTTTGAACCAGGACAGCCTGACCCAATTATGGCTTTGGGATGAAAAAATCTTCACAGGTATGTTTTCAATCCTCAAATGACTGCATACATATTTTCTCCAGCAGCAATGGCCAATCTTCACCGAGTTGCTGTGGATTTAGCTCCATGGCAACTTTGAAATCAAGCATAGATATTGAACTATGTGGCCTCTGCTCCTGCATACCCTCAACAGGACCACTGCTACTCTGCATATGCAAGTGATTACTTGGCCACATGCCATTGACAAACTTGTTCTGTACCTGCTGCTTGTGAACAGTGTACTTTCTTGGATCACGCAGCGACTGTGCTCCTACTAACTCGACGCATGACTTGATCAACCTCTTTAAGTACGCATTCAGCATCTTATTCAACGTGTTTGCACATTCTGTCGTAACCCCTCCAAGACCTTGCGCGTCTGCAATCTGCTCCATGCGTTTCCTCAGCATCTCTGTATCAGACAATCCACCACTGTCATAATAGCTAACGAAATCACCACTGCTTGCAACTGGCATAGCTTTGCGGGCCCCACCCATGCTAGCTGAACAATTTGGAATCCCTAAAGGTGCAAGTAGAGGACTTCTAGAGAAGCTCAGGTGGTTTGCCTGCTCCACCTCATCTCTATCTTCCACAAAAGCAGTCTGATCTTTGTTCTGTGTCCTTGGTCTTTCGATGGGCCGTTGAGCTGAACCCTCCCTTTCATTCTCGGGTTGTTCAGCAACTGTTGGAAGATGCTGCACTGGTCTCTGATAATCACAAGGAGCCAATTCCCCATTTTCCACTACAAATTTACTTCCATTATCTTCTGTACCAATTGATCGATGTGAGATACATTCGACTTTCCCATTGGGTCCAAGTGAACTGGGTCTATCTCTGAGCTTCTGATCACGTGTCACTGACCTAACCTTTTTTGGGGACACTGGTAAGATCCCATTAGGCCGAATGGGCACGCTTTGATTTGGAATAAGGGACCCGATTTGTTCATGCCCATCTTCTCTAACAGGAGAGCTTTTCGAAGCTTGAATCGGAGATTTTGTGGGACCCGCCTCGTAACTTGGTGGCGGTGTCTTCACTTGACATGCATTCTTCAATATTGAACGTATAAGATTATTGTGCAGTGGTAGATTCTCCCTTCCAAGAAAGCGAAAACATGACTTATCAAACTCACTCTTACACAGCTTCTGACTCAAAAATCGATTCAAGTAGTAAAAATACTTCTTTGATCTCTCAGCTCCAACCTTCTTCACTATCTGAGTTCTCAATTCAACCAAATCAACTCTGGAGCTCTGATAAGGTTGCATTTCTCACGGAACAGATTCATATACCATCCAAAAACTGAGCCGCAAAATCCCCAATTCCACACTCAATCACTGTTATCTTTGTCTccacaaaaacacaaatttccACACCCACATATCAAATTCAAAGCAAATCAACAGTCAACCTCAGCTTGTCTCCAGCACAAACAGTCCCAAACCCCACCATTCACCAAAATCACAAAAACCCACGATTTTCAACCTAGAAAACAGCTATTTCTGTTTCCAAATAACCCGAAACTCGCCCGCCAACAAACCATACAATGCAAACCCAAATCTCATCTTTACAACATCCAAAACCCTAAGAGATCAAACTcgctaaaaaaaactcaatccaaATCACCCAAAACCAACACCAATTCATTCAAACACACAATAAATCAAAACCCTAACTTCAAATCACCAAACTTTATATACACAACAAACTCCTTTCTCTTCATATACCACTGCAccaatcaaaataacaaaaacccaCTTCAGTTTTCACACTAATACACACAATTCACAAGCTAACAACTTCAAATTTTCACAAATTCAACTTAATAAACAGAGATCAGTAAAACAAACTAAACAgagcccattaaaaaaaaatgacaatgaaGTGCAAAAACTAAACTTTACGAGTATAAAATTAATGGGTTTCAAGGATTAATCaagtaaaatttgaaaaaactaacCTTTGATTAAACCTCGCCAAAATAGAAGAGTTCGAGCTTGATTCCTGGCTTGTTTTATCGGGTATTGAATGTAGTTTTCGGTGTTCTTGATTTgagaagaaggagaaagaaagagaaggttTGTGGTTTTGAGAGTATTAGCTAGGTTGATCGCTCGCTTTTGCAGCTAATTAGTGTAATAAAGTagagttttattttctctttttgtttttctgtgtttattttcttggtttctctctgtgtttcttTCCCTTTCACTCCCTCTCTCTTCGGTTCCTTCTTTCTTGCGTGGTCTCACCTTTGTGTTCTTTTAGCACAAacgttttcaattattttttttaattttttcttttcatcttttttaatcctttttgtgattttcaattcaattctcTAGTTTCATCCCTacctcacatatttttttaaaataaaaatatgatctaatccatttttataaaataaaattaatttctttctgaaatattatatatttaatttgatgcatttatgagaattttttttatagtttaattttatttagattaaagTTAATAACTTAAGATTCTTAAAAGTCACTTGATGCCTTatcttaatttttgaaaataa includes:
- the LOC118037629 gene encoding uncharacterized protein, encoding MQPYQSSRVDLVELRTQIVKKVGAERSKKYFYYLNRFLSQKLCKSEFDKSCFRFLGRENLPLHNNLIRSILKNACQVKTPPPSYEAGPTKSPIQASKSSPVREDGHEQIGSLIPNQSVPIRPNGILPVSPKKVRSVTRDQKLRDRPSSLGPNGKVECISHRSIGTEDNGSKFVVENGELAPCDYQRPVQHLPTVAEQPENEREGSAQRPIERPRTQNKDQTAFVEDRDEVEQANHLSFSRSPLLAPLGIPNCSASMGGARKAMPVASSGDFVSYYDSGGLSDTEMLRKRMEQIADAQGLGGVTTECANTLNKMLNAYLKRLIKSCVELVGAQSLRDPRKYTVHKQQVQNKFVNGMWPSNHLHMQSSSGPVEGMQEQRPHSSISMLDFKVAMELNPQQLGEDWPLLLEKICMQSFED